The proteins below are encoded in one region of Sulfitobacter sp. SK012:
- a CDS encoding class I adenylate-forming enzyme family protein: MSGYDYTSSKTAALLYDSRTGIVETPAGHAVELSPNEQAVMFWRSSGLPMSRLQQFTGQTLEDLSQIVDGLARKLRCGADDIPAFRLEFRHGKGPRPSEPWAKRTMSCLVWEALNNRPADDPFIVDARGDTITAGEVLDATARIRSALRNAGVGKGDIIGADSTLSLETYLITLAAWMHGAPLIRMDSNAAPGVVLSQLERTPAKIVFSARTEDLASANAVYRLIALPGDDPGADDDAFLTWISAAPAPSAQDRAPAEVDPADLCLISSTSGSTGTPKSVLLSHQAFWFANDRSSRMGSFSDTDIFSSVSDFVGGYSTALLTGVPLLKRARVMIPRPSSRGSPLDYAMDCSECRVTCAMIGPSALRSVIEGGERFATPFLNGLSNLCSTAAPFGETLVRDLRALSRVEIAEHFGSREYGGSLSARTTDLDVITAGGGFENEALVRVVDDNGDICGIDQIGHLLVVSLGLMDGYVMPEGPSPHSLHDNPQRLSAHEMWYRTGDLASYTATGKVKIAGRSSDLMKAPDGQIVMPIEIENILHADDRVLEASVFSVKDEKGLECIAGAIIPGKGQDQTGLEFRLRQRVQEVLGHLKTPRILLIMDTFPRAAQNKPDKNRLKSLCEEKLNPVSHENAAATMDERNSSV, encoded by the coding sequence ATGAGCGGCTACGATTACACATCTTCAAAAACCGCAGCACTGCTCTACGATTCCCGGACTGGCATTGTCGAAACACCTGCCGGTCACGCCGTTGAGTTGTCACCGAATGAACAGGCGGTAATGTTCTGGCGCTCCAGCGGTCTTCCGATGTCCCGATTGCAGCAATTTACCGGACAAACCTTGGAGGATCTGAGCCAGATTGTGGATGGCCTGGCGCGCAAGCTGAGGTGTGGGGCGGATGACATACCTGCATTCCGGCTGGAGTTCAGGCACGGCAAAGGCCCCAGGCCTTCAGAGCCTTGGGCGAAACGGACGATGTCTTGCCTTGTTTGGGAGGCCCTGAACAACCGCCCGGCAGATGATCCGTTTATTGTTGACGCACGCGGTGACACGATCACCGCTGGCGAAGTGCTCGATGCCACCGCCCGCATCCGGTCAGCGCTGCGCAATGCCGGGGTTGGCAAGGGTGATATCATTGGGGCTGACAGCACACTCAGCCTTGAGACTTACCTGATCACTCTGGCGGCATGGATGCATGGTGCCCCTCTGATCCGTATGGACAGCAATGCCGCGCCGGGCGTTGTTCTGTCGCAGCTTGAGCGGACACCGGCGAAGATTGTTTTCTCCGCCCGCACAGAGGATCTGGCTTCTGCCAATGCTGTGTACCGACTGATAGCGCTTCCGGGTGACGACCCCGGGGCAGATGACGATGCATTTCTGACCTGGATCAGTGCGGCCCCAGCGCCATCGGCACAGGATCGCGCGCCCGCTGAGGTGGATCCGGCAGACCTGTGCCTGATATCGTCTACCAGCGGGTCGACCGGTACACCCAAATCAGTGCTCCTGTCGCATCAGGCGTTCTGGTTTGCCAATGACCGCTCTTCCCGGATGGGGAGCTTTTCCGATACCGATATCTTCAGCTCCGTGAGCGATTTTGTTGGGGGGTATTCAACCGCTCTTCTTACGGGCGTGCCTTTACTGAAGCGCGCGCGAGTAATGATCCCGCGACCGTCTTCGCGCGGATCTCCGCTTGACTACGCAATGGACTGCAGCGAATGCCGGGTAACCTGTGCGATGATTGGTCCGTCCGCACTGCGCTCTGTTATTGAAGGTGGCGAACGGTTTGCCACGCCTTTCCTGAACGGCCTCAGTAACCTGTGCTCAACGGCTGCACCGTTTGGTGAAACGCTTGTGCGCGATTTGCGCGCCCTTTCCCGAGTCGAAATTGCGGAGCATTTTGGTAGTCGCGAATACGGCGGCTCACTGTCGGCCCGAACGACTGATCTCGATGTGATCACGGCAGGCGGCGGCTTTGAGAATGAAGCACTTGTGCGCGTGGTTGACGACAACGGTGATATCTGCGGGATCGACCAGATTGGCCACCTGTTGGTGGTCTCCCTGGGCCTGATGGACGGGTATGTCATGCCCGAAGGCCCGTCGCCCCATTCACTGCATGATAACCCACAGCGCCTATCTGCGCATGAGATGTGGTATAGAACCGGTGATCTTGCCTCTTATACTGCCACTGGCAAAGTAAAGATTGCAGGGCGTAGTTCGGACCTGATGAAGGCGCCGGATGGACAGATCGTGATGCCCATCGAGATCGAGAATATCCTGCACGCAGATGACCGTGTTCTGGAAGCCAGTGTATTCTCTGTGAAAGATGAAAAGGGTCTCGAGTGTATCGCCGGTGCAATTATTCCCGGCAAAGGACAGGACCAGACAGGCCTTGAGTTCAGGCTGCGTCAGCGCGTACAGGAGGTTCTGGGGCACCTCAAAACACCGCGGATTCTATTGATTATGGATACTTTCCCCCGTGCGGCACAAAATAAGCCCGATAAAAACAGACTGAAGTCTTTGTGCGAAGAGAAGTTAAACCCGGTTTCACATGAAAACGCAGCCGCGACGATGGACGAGCGAAACTCATCTGTGTAG